The Candidatus Delongbacteria bacterium nucleotide sequence CCATTCCAAGATACATCATGGGAGCCCATCCTTCAAATCTACCAGATCTCATAAATTTGTCAGCTTCAACGACTCTTCTTGCTGTTGAAAATAATAAACTCCATGCTAAATCTGCAGTAGCATTGTCTAAAACATTTGGAGTATTTGTAATAATCACATTTCTTGAAGTTGCTGCTTTCAGATCTATATTATTATATCCCACAGCATAATTAGCGAAAATTTTACATTTAATTCCTGCTGACTTTAAAACCTCTTCATCAATAATATCAGTTAACAAACAAAGAACAGCATCGCAATTTTTTACAGATTCTATAAGTTCATTTCTAGATAGAACCTTATCATCTGGATTTATATGTACTTCGAACTCTGCTTCCAGTAGTTCTAATGCAGGTTTAGGAATCTCTCTTGTTATAAAAACTTTTTTCATAATTACCCCCAATTTTACTCAATATAACAATTAAGAAATAAAATTTTCCAATTTTCATTTTTAATATTTAGAGTATAAACTTATCTTTTGATGAATTATACTGTGAGGTCAGAATGTTCGGTTCGAGACAAAGAACAAGAAAATTTTCGTATTATGCAACACCGAAGAAAGATAAAACTTCCACTCTCAAGGATAGACTAAAGATTAATCCCCTAGTCTCTAGAAATCGAAAAAAGGAACAATTACGTTTTAGAGTTTTTCTGTTTCTTTTATTGTTAGTATTTGGTGTTTTTTACTATTTAGGAGACCCAACTGATAAAGAAGTTAAAATCAAAGTAGATGAGTTTAGAAAGATGAGCAATGAGTAATTTAGATATATTTTCGGAATACAAGAAACTTATAAAAGAGTGTGATGATAAAGCTAAAATTGTTACTAAGATTTTTAGAGATAATTTGAGTTGTCAAAAAGGGTGTTTCTCCTGTTGTAAGAAGATTTCCGTATTTCCTGTAGAATTTGATTTCATTAAATTAATGATTGGACCTATTGAAAAATCAGATATTGAACATAAAGGCTTATGCTCTCTTCTTGATTCGGAAGGAAATTGTAGAATCTATAAATACAGACCAATAATATGTAGAACCCATGGATATCCCTCTTTTTTTAAAGATGATAATAAATGGCAAATAACATATTGTGAATTAAATTTCACAAAAAAGGGAAACTATAGCTTCAATAACGATAATAGTATTAATCTGGATCTTCTAAATGCTAGGCTAGCAATTATCAATCATAATTATCTTGAGAATACCAATTATAAGGGTGATGACAGAATTGAACTTGGAAAATTAGTGGAGTAATTATGATTTTTGATAAACATATAGTACCGGAAAATTATGATGAGAAAATTAGACTAAGTGAATATTTACGTGATGTTTTCTCATCCATTCCTTCCAGAAATGGAATATACAAAGCAATCAAAAGAGGAGAAATAAGTGTAAATGGTAATCCTGCTTATACTGGTGATTGGGTAAAACCAGGAATGGAAATTGTATATACACCTGATAGATCCGAAGTAAAAGCTTTGTTTGAACTTAAATTTGATATAGTTTACGAAGATGAATACCTTGCAATAATCAATAAACCTCCAGGAATAGAAGTTAATGGTAATAAATTTAAAACAATTGTTAATGCTATTCCAGGTAAAATTAATAGATCCGGAGAAATAG carries:
- a CDS encoding YkgJ family cysteine cluster protein gives rise to the protein MSNLDIFSEYKKLIKECDDKAKIVTKIFRDNLSCQKGCFSCCKKISVFPVEFDFIKLMIGPIEKSDIEHKGLCSLLDSEGNCRIYKYRPIICRTHGYPSFFKDDNKWQITYCELNFTKKGNYSFNNDNSINLDLLNARLAIINHNYLENTNYKGDDRIELGKLVE